In Cryptomeria japonica chromosome 10, Sugi_1.0, whole genome shotgun sequence, a genomic segment contains:
- the LOC131076728 gene encoding heavy metal-associated isoprenylated plant protein 8 translates to MNECLLRCPFYLFPLILSVVGHSTGQTCLFAFTNTESKLLKTPTSPFARKESSLSLYVPHHNPEHIQYRTKYRSIFYSFKGFILVNHNIEALSRSSQMPTIELRVGMHCDKCIKEIKRAIRRLEGIETYRMDTVQQKMTVTGEVTAKQVIKTLVKSGKPACNWDAYPAH, encoded by the exons ATGAATGAATGTCTTTTAAGGTGTCCTTTTTATCTCTTTCCTCTGATTCTTTCCGTGGTCGGTCATTCCACAGGCCAGACTTGTCTTTTTGCCTTTACCAACACAGAAAGCAAATTATTGAAAACACCCACCTCCCCTTTTGCACGCAAAGAATCTTCACTCTCTCTATATGTACCTCACCACAACCCTGAGCATATTCAGTACAGAACAAAATATAGAAGCATCTTCTACAGCTTTAAAGGCTTCATTCTTGTGAACCATAATATTGAAGCTTTAAGCAGGTCTTCACAAATGCCG ACTATTGAGCTGAGAGTGGGCATGCACTGTGACAAGTGCATTAAGGAAATTAAAAGAGCAATCCGCAGATTGGAAG GGATAGAGACTTACAGGATGGATACAGTCCAACAGAAGATGACGGTAACAGGGGAGGTTACAGCTAAGCAGGTCATTAAAACACTAGTTAAATCAGGAAAGCCTGCATGTAATTGGGATGCTTATCCAGCTCACTAA